One window of the Rhipicephalus sanguineus isolate Rsan-2018 chromosome 4, BIME_Rsan_1.4, whole genome shotgun sequence genome contains the following:
- the LOC125758130 gene encoding uncharacterized protein LOC125758130 isoform X2, whose amino-acid sequence MADLPRITASRCVRSAVENDQKSWTTKKKNFKAASSSGAPGVHLYPKCLHLCLPLPLRTPLLDNSWEALCLNACTLDVMLLPLQALLLDAMEGPPLESVHLRLHAHQYQVLCPSRHDCSAI is encoded by the exons atggctgatctgcctcgaataactgcaagccggtgcgtgcgtagtgccgtggagaacgatcagaagtcctggacgacaaagaaaaaaaacttcaaag ctgcttctagtagtggtgcccctggtgtgcacctttaccccaaatgtctgcacctttgcctaccg ctgcctctgcgaaccccgctcctggacaacagctgggaggctctgtgtttaaacgcgtgcaccttggacgtcatgctc ctgcctctgcaagcccttttgctggacgccatggaaggccctccactcgaaagtgtgcaccttagactacacgctcatcaataccaagttctctgtccttctcggcatgattgtagtgccatataa
- the LOC125758130 gene encoding uncharacterized protein LOC125758130 isoform X1: protein MADLPRITASRCVRSAVENDQKSWTTKKKNFKAASSSGAPGVHLYPKCLHLCLPLPLRTPLLDNSWEALCLNACTLDVMLVNTNSFVIPGMNFVGKAISKIVHCCLQALQYEPGLKEKGPTTGQNL from the exons atggctgatctgcctcgaataactgcaagccggtgcgtgcgtagtgccgtggagaacgatcagaagtcctggacgacaaagaaaaaaaacttcaaag ctgcttctagtagtggtgcccctggtgtgcacctttaccccaaatgtctgcacctttgcctaccg ctgcctctgcgaaccccgctcctggacaacagctgggaggctctgtgtttaaacgcgtgcaccttggacgtcatgctcgtaaataccaattcctttgtcattcctggcatgaatttcgttggtaaagcaataagtaaaattgtgcattgttgtttacaagcacttcagtatgaaccaggcttaaaggagaagggaccgacaactggccagaacttgtga